GGCTTGAAATGAACACAAATTTATATGAACACAAATTTATAGGTTAGAACTACTCAGGTGCAGTCTATTTCTAGGTTCTTCTTTGAAGCTACCAAATTTATTCAATCAAATACCTCTGGTTGCAATTTGCAAATGTAAGTCGTTAGGACAATGACACAGTCTCCAAGGTGGTACTTTAAGTAGTGATTTCTGCGGAAACATCTTGATTCAAATGAAGAGAATATATCTTGGAAGTGTTTTTTAACAATGAATTTAGAGTATTACTGTATTAGTTCTATGCACTTAGGGCCTGGTTGGTTGATGGCCAAAATTTTGTTACCAAAATGTGGGTAAGCCAAGACTTTGGCAACCATTTGGTTTGCTACCAAAGTTCGCCAATATCTCACATTTGTCTTTCCAAATCTTTGACAAACATTTTTGCCCAACTTTTGCTTGCCAAATCTTTGTGAAGGAAAATTTTGGTAACAAACCAAGCAGGCCCTTAATCTAAATAGTTATTTATATATTGATGGATAAAATTTAGATTTTGGACTAACTCATAGCCTAAATCGACTTAATTGCAACTGGATGAGTATTATCTCACTCTTATCTCAACCTTTTAAAACCAGTTTCCTTTTTTAAGCATTGTATAAAATTGGCAAATGAATGACAGATTAGTTCCTTTTGGATCTCCCTGCCCTTATTGTTGTCTATCTACATTAACTAGAACTTGATTTCCTGCATTGTTGTTAAACTATGCTTCTTTTCTAGTTCAGTCAAATGTGTGTCATCTAGTGAATTAGTGATTCTCTTTCAGACTCAGACATTGAGAGTAGAAAATACAAGGGACCCATGTCTTATCTGGGTGTCCAAACTCCAAACTCTATACAACCAAATAAAGTATTTCCCACACATAAACTAATGATTTATGCAGTGTATGCATATCATAACTCttttaattgtgtttatttctGATTTTTCATTGTAATTGTATTATCATAACCATAGCTAGAATCCTCCACACGTATATATTCTTATAGGTTGTGCAATGATCTGTAATTTGGTCATTTTGTGATAAGTCCTTCAACTTGAGACCATAAACGATACAATGTTGTATGCTTGCTGTCGAATTAAATTTAAGTATTTGACATTTAGATCTCATAATTTTGGGTTATTCTTTCAGGGCCATTTTATGATTGAATCTGACTGTAGAAAAGATAAAGCTATTGATGAATTCTTCTAGTTTCTTTACTTCTCTGCAATACAACTAGATAGATATGTTGCTATGTTTGGAGCAATAACTTTTAATTTAGTGGACCATATTGCGAATTTATGTTCAAGATGTGCTTATGTGAGCATGTGCTATGACACAGGTTTCTCTGTTCAAAAGACTGCTTCAGATGGTGAGAAACTTAAGAGCAGAATCAGATCGTATGCATGCTTTGGCATGTATTTGTCGGACTGCTCTTTGTGTTGATCTTTTTGCAAAGGAGAGTGTTCGAAGAGGTCAGAAGCCTGTTCCAGGAACAGATGTGATATCACTCTTTGAGGATGTGAGGGTGAAGGAAGATCTAAACAGTGTAACAAGCAAAAACTTGTTCAGAGAAGAGCTAGTGGCTTCCCTAGTCGAAAGTTGTTTCCAGCTCTCTCTTCCACTACCAGAGTTGAAGAATTCTGGGACAGAGAGCAGAGTTATAGGAGCGTTAGCCTATGGAACTGGTTATGGTGCCCTTAATTGGACAGAACCTGCTTTGGATGTGGTGGAAGTTTGCAGGCCATGTGTTCTTTGGGATTGTGATGGTCGTACCTATGCAATTGATTGCTATCTAAAGTTGCTTGTGAGGCTTTGTCATATATACGACACCAGAGGTGGTGTGAAGACAATTAAAGCTGGCGCATCTCAAGATCAGATTCTGAATGAGACACGGCTTAGAAATTTGCAGCTACAGCTTATCAGGGACCTTCGTGAGGTTGTGATCCTTCTTATTATTCCTGAATGTTAAATTTTAATTATACCTTCCTGTGTTCCTAAATACTAGTTGAAATCTAAGAAGACTGTTTATTCATTGCTGTTTGACAACTCAATGGCATGAGTGACCCTGTTTTTCTCATGATGTCACATAGTTCTTTATTTGTTCTTGCTTGACTTATCAACTAAACAATGTTTTAGAATTAAATTCAGTGTTCTTTACTCTTAGCATAGCACATATGGCATCTTTTCCCCCATAGTTTATGGCTTTATGCTCTTTCCTTGTTGCATAGATCTGACTCTTGTAAAACTTGAACCCATAGACATCTTTTTTATAAACAAGTCTTTGGATCTTATTTAGGATGGAGATAGATAAGTGCTTCTGCTTTGCCCAAGGTTTACCCTTGTTTAGATCTGATTATGCCTGTTTTTACTATGTTTCATTTTTCCTGGTAAACACTAAAACTGCACCATTTCTTAAAGCTGCTTTCCTAATAAAAGCAGTGTTTGAAAAAGCACTTGGTGCTAGGTGGGTACTCGGCTGGCACCTACTAGCGCCTAGGCACTGATTAAGCAGGCCAGTGCTGACTCTTCAAACAGTGAATTCAAACAAAATCCATgctctttgttttctttttcagaaTGGTCCAAGATTATTAAATTGGATTAACTGTATCTTTCCAGGTTCACACTCCACGTATATCATCACGCTTGATATGGGCAATTTCTGAACACTTTGATCTTGAAGGTCTGGATCCCCTTTTAGCTGATGACCCAGAGGACCCACTGAATATTATCATATCTAACATGCACAAGATATTGTTCAACACCGATTCATCTGCTACTACATCAAATAGGATACAAGATGTGCAGGCTGTCCTAATTTGCGCTCAACGTTTGGGAGCAAGAAATGCAAGAGCAGGGCAACTTCTCACAAAAGAACTGGAAGAATTTAGGGCAAGTGCTTCAGCTGATTCTGTCACCAAGCATCAATCACGTTATGTGTCGCAAGTAATAAAATACGTAACAAACCATCCCGATAACAGGTGAGTGCATTTCTATACTTAGGTTACTAATTTTGTCACTTGTGTACCATAGTGTTTGACTGTTTGCACAGGGAAATGACAATGTTATACTTTCCGTTATTTCAGGTGGGTTGGTGTAGGTGATGCTACAGGGGATTATCCGTTTAGTCACCACAAACTTACAGTTCAATTTTCAGAGGCGTCTGCTGCCCAAGATAGAAAATTGGAGGGATTAGTTCATAAGGCCATTCGGGAGCTTTGGAGGCCGAATCCCAGTCAATTAACTCTCCTACAAACAAAGGGAATTGGTGCCTTACATAAAGAGCTTCCAAAAGCCTGTACTTTGACTGGCAGCAGTGATCCGTGCTACATCGAAGCATATCATTTGGCAGATCCAACTGATGGCAGAATCACTCTACATCTAAAGGTATGGCCTGATTGATGCCTCTTTCTCTATGCTAGTAACTTGAAATATACTTTTCTGTAACCCTTTACTGCTAATGCTGCTTTGGGACCTCACATTCGAATTCTGAATTTAATTATTCTAATGTTCGTGTTTAACATTAAAGGAGTTTTTAATAAAAGAAGCTTCTTTTGAACACTTACTTGCTGCTACATTAGTTTTATTAGGAATGAATGTTCTTATACAAATAGACAAAGTACCGAAACTTGTTGATATGATTAATGTTCACATACAAGTATATGAACTTCAAAAGAAAGTGGCCTTGATGTCCTGCATCTGATATAGTATTAACTAAAACAACTACGAATGATTCTTCACATGTTGCTTTGCTCAAAGGTTGAATTATTTGATTAGGAACTATATTATCATGTCTTTTGACTAGTGTGCGCTGTTGCAGATTTTAAATTTGACTGAGCTGGAACTCAGCAGGGTGGACATCCGTGTTGGCCTCTCTGGAGCACTGTATTATATGGATGGTTTCTCTCGCACTGTTCGTCACCTTCGGAATCTTGTTTCCCAGGTGACTTACAATTCCTTTTTTGAAGGAAGAACTTCAACAAATTTTTGTCTACTGATTACATTTTCCTATGAAAATATGATTTGAATATAGTTTAGTGGGAGATGTTTTTTGTTAGTTAGCAAATATTACGACCTTTTTCTGCCATAATTTGTATACTGGAACAACCCATGTATCTGACTATCCAGCATCCAGTTGAAAGCTCAATATTTTGTAATGCACTGGGGAAAATATGTCAGTTAAGACTGAAATCCAGCGCTGTTTACATGGATTTTTAATAGTTCAGTTctgatctttgtttctctctcttgCCTTctactccatttcaaattataaggcgttttgacttttttagatgcatagtttttgctatgtacttagatatgtactatgtctagatacatagtcaaatcaatgtatctagaaaagccaaaatgtctcataatttagaatggatggagTATTTACTACTATTGCCTGCAATAACCAGCAGACAGAATGGGTTtcatatcttgtttctagatagATTATGTCCAACGTGAAACAAATATTGATCTATTTACAAACTAAAAACTTACTGTAGAATTTTGTGCTTGGGTAAACACTGGCATTACTGATCACCTAATGCCTTTTTAACTCTCCAGGATCCAGTCCAAAGTAGTGTGACTGTTGGAGTTTCACATTTTGAGAGATGCTCCCTCTGGGTTCAAGTTTTGTATTACCCGTTTTATGGAAATGGTGGATCTGCAGACTATGAAGGAGATTATGCAGAAGAGGATTCACAGATGATGAGGCAGAAGCGCTCACTTCGGCCTGAGCTTGGGGAACCAGTTGTTTTGCGGTGCCAACCCTACAAGTTCCCTCTCGCTGAGCTTTTACTACCATTAGAATGCTCTCCAGTTGAGTATTTCCGGCTATGGCCTAGCCTGCCAGCCATGGTGGAGTGCACTGGCACATACACATACGAAGGCAGTGGTTTCAAGGCCACCGCTGCTCAGCAGTATGACAGCTCTCCCTTCCTCAGTGGATTGAAGTCAATCTCTTCTAAGCCCTTCCATCAAGTCTGCTCACATTTCATCCGAACAGTAGCTGGATTCCAGGTAACTGTTGATATCCTGTATTACTTAAAAGACACTAAATGGTGCGTATTTATTTCCTATTCATAGCTTGTAAACATTTTGGGTGATGACTAATAACTTACATCTCCTACAGCTATGTTATGCAGCAAAGACATGGTTTGGTGGGTTTGTGGGCATGATGATATTTGGGGCAAGTGAAGTCAGCAGAAACGTTGATTTGGGTGATGAGACCACCACAATGATCTGCAAATTCGTCATGCGTGCATCCGATGAATCCATCACGAGAGAGATTGAATCTGATCTCCAGGGCTGGCTGGATGATATCACCGACGGTGCTGTGGAATACATGCCCGAGGATGAGGTGAAGAGTGCGGCCTCCGAGCGGCTGAAGATCTCCATGGAGAGGATCTCCCTGCTCAAGGCGGCCAAGCCAAAGGTCCCACCCGCGAAGACcgagcaagaggaggaagaggagcgaAAGCAGAGCGAGGAACTTGATGGGTTTGGAAACCCCAAGGGCCCCTCGACGCTCTCCAAGCTCACCGCGGAGGAAGCCGAGCACCGCGCGCTCCAGGCTGCCGTGCTGCAGGAGTGGCACCAGCTGTGCAAGGAGAAAGCCATGAAAGCGCAGTGAGGTCGATTTGGACCGTGTGGATCTTACGCGCCTGTATAATTTTGTATTTTTTCTTTCGTCTTCCATTTTTTGCGTACCTATGCTGCTGATGATTTCACTCACTGTATACGGTCGCCGATTTGTTAATTGTATTCGCAGATATTTGTTGTGTCACGAACAAACTTGTTTTGTAACATAGTAGCATTTTTAAGCTTTGGTGTGAAGATCAATTGTACTTGTACAAGAGAATCCAGATGTCATTGTTGCCTTCCCATTTTTTTATGGAAAAAATGCATTCTGTAATTGAAGAATTCTCCCGAAAATGTTATTATTTATATAACAAATGTGGAGTTATAATAATGTAACAACCACTCTGTTAGTCTACTACCCACTGACgggtatagatggccaacgggccgtgccgtgccggcccgatggGGGTCTTGCCT
This sequence is a window from Miscanthus floridulus cultivar M001 chromosome 10, ASM1932011v1, whole genome shotgun sequence. Protein-coding genes within it:
- the LOC136486479 gene encoding protein TPLATE-like — translated: MDLLIAQITTDLRSSDALRQSSALLQALQQCAAGRDVSALARTAATEILSAPSSAVCKRLALDLLRALPLPPDLLDPLLLSSLRSDLSFPDPDVAASSIASFPSLPSHLLPSLLSSAHAEIAGALSSPAESLRLAAVTSLSSLLPRDDLALMCSTNPSLMAHATTWWGRLAELALDSADAVSAGAFEALARLFQELEGRRMSRLAGDKLVDGEGALAVRAQWAADAIDFIWSRRNMLIARSMVMPVESFRVTVYPLVHAAKMVASGVVNTLRRIAKPGDTTIADSVESSAEKLVGVSDIVSHLLPFLSSLDPPLVFEVGINMLALADVPGGKPEWASAAIIAILTLWDRQEFSSMRETIVRAVVTNLHLLDLGMQVSLFKRLLQMVRNLRAESDRMHALACICRTALCVDLFAKESVRRGQKPVPGTDVISLFEDVRVKEDLNSVTSKNLFREELVASLVESCFQLSLPLPELKNSGTESRVIGALAYGTGYGALNWTEPALDVVEVCRPCVLWDCDGRTYAIDCYLKLLVRLCHIYDTRGGVKTIKAGASQDQILNETRLRNLQLQLIRDLREVHTPRISSRLIWAISEHFDLEGLDPLLADDPEDPLNIIISNMHKILFNTDSSATTSNRIQDVQAVLICAQRLGARNARAGQLLTKELEEFRASASADSVTKHQSRYVSQVIKYVTNHPDNRWVGVGDATGDYPFSHHKLTVQFSEASAAQDRKLEGLVHKAIRELWRPNPSQLTLLQTKGIGALHKELPKACTLTGSSDPCYIEAYHLADPTDGRITLHLKILNLTELELSRVDIRVGLSGALYYMDGFSRTVRHLRNLVSQDPVQSSVTVGVSHFERCSLWVQVLYYPFYGNGGSADYEGDYAEEDSQMMRQKRSLRPELGEPVVLRCQPYKFPLAELLLPLECSPVEYFRLWPSLPAMVECTGTYTYEGSGFKATAAQQYDSSPFLSGLKSISSKPFHQVCSHFIRTVAGFQLCYAAKTWFGGFVGMMIFGASEVSRNVDLGDETTTMICKFVMRASDESITREIESDLQGWLDDITDGAVEYMPEDEVKSAASERLKISMERISLLKAAKPKVPPAKTEQEEEEERKQSEELDGFGNPKGPSTLSKLTAEEAEHRALQAAVLQEWHQLCKEKAMKAQ